The DNA sequence CTCTACTACATcaaattaccttaaaaaaatgaGACATTGATTTTAAGATAGAATTGTCATTTACCAAGCTCATCTACTAATATAAGAGTTACTAAAATATCTCtgaaatctatttatttaaaaagaaaatttaggtcATATTGTATTGGTATAAATACAACAGGTATTTTTATAGTATATTAATGACTACTTAAtgaatatggttttttttttttttttttataagattgtttatagctacttttatttttatttatttatttatttttggctgtgctgggtcttcggttcgtgcgagggctttctctagttgcggcaagtgggggccactcttcatcgcggtgcggggaccgctcttcatcgcggtgcgcgggcctttcactatcgcggcccctcccgttgcggggcacaggctccagacgcgcaggctcagtagttgtggctcacgggcccagccgctccgcggcatgtgggatcttcccagaccagggctcgaacccgtgtcccctgcattagcaggcagattctcaaccactgcgccaccagggaagccctgaatatgGGTTGTGATGGGAATTCCTTTATGCTTGACAGAACTACATTACTTATACTATTTAATGATCATCTTAGTTCAATACTTTTTTGTTCATtcgattttttaaattgttattccTGGTTTTTACTCGGGTCATCATATAGCCTCGTTCCAAAAGAATCGCTGTTAACAGTGCATATTTCTCCACAGTTACGAGCTGAAtggttgttttaaaaagtatttcagtACACAAAGCACAGTTAACATTTCAGTTACTATTCACTCTTAAGCAAAATGCAAGAGGAAAGACATAGGCATGCATAATTTACAGGATAATGTCCTAGCTAGTATCTAAGATGACGCTAGAGAGGAGTCTTGTTTAAATTATGGCCGTCCAACCACAGCCTGTAAGTGCAAAAAAGCACTGTCGGGTCGTCCTAGGCACAAAACCGGGGAATAAACATTCAGTAGGAATACAGAATGCAATAAAAAAAGTACCCTCGTTCTTCAAAAGGGCTTCAAAAAATCTCGAGAAAAACACAATGGTCATTTAATAAACGAGTACTAATAATGttaattcactctttttttaaaaaataaatttatttatttatttatttttatttttggttgcgttgggtcttggttgctgcgcatggcctttctccagttgcggtggcttctcttgctgcggagcacgggctctaggcgcgggggcttcagtagttgtggctcacgggctccagagcgcaggctcagtggcacttgggctcagcagttgtggcgcacgggcttagctgctccgcggcatgtgggatcttcccagaccagggatccaacagtgtcccctgcgttggcaggcagatttttaaccactgcgccaccagggaagtcctaattcaCTCTTTAACCAAAGCAACAAGCTAGTAAAGGGCAAATGACAACAATGAAATAAGGAATCAGCCAGTATTCCTACAGTCCACCCTTTTCTCAAGGcaccccctctccccaacccccagcccccccgcacccccccacTAATTACTTTTCAGCAGCAGTACAATCCATGGTCCTCAGAATAGCCCCTAGTCTTAGAGCTCTGGCCCGGGCCCGCTTGCTCTGCGAAACACGAATCAGGCTAAAACCACAGTCGGCAGGATTCTCACCAGCCTTAAGGGAGGGAAAAGGCGGTCCACATCAGGcactgggagggggaggaggaaggcacTGGCTGCTTGCGTCCTAGGCAAGCCCCACACCGCGCTACTCACCGATGGTGTCCACTCGGTGCGTGAGCAGCAGAGTCCGGGAGCCGCACcgagcggcggcggcagcggcctCGGTCCCCGCATGTCCTCCGCCGATGACTACCACGTCGAAGTGCGGAGTCCAGGGCGCCGCGCTGTCACCGCTGAACCGGGAAGACGGATGGTGCTGTTTGGTGAGTGAAGCCGCGACCCAGCGACCACAGGCTCGGAAGGAGAACATGGTTGGAGAAAGGCCGAGTCTTTAACTCTGAGCCTGACACAAGCGAGGGGCAAACATTCAGAAGGAGAAAGTCTTCAGGGAGCAGCCATCTTGTTCTGACGTCACAGCGTAGCACGTCTACGTGCAGCGTCGCCGCTGATTGGCAGTTTGGCGAAACTTTACTGATGAAACAAGGCCCGGCAGCTGTGCAGGTGGCCAGCGAGGTGTGTGCCTCCTTTCTTGGTCGGCGCAGGCTGTTTGATTCCATATGGTTCTGGATTGGGGGGACTCCTACTCAGTCATCTTTTGTCCTTTTCAGCGAATTACTGCCCCGATCACCAGGTGGCCACCTACAAACAAGAATTTGGATCACTGCTTTATCAGATTCTTTGAATTTTCTGGTGCAGTTATCACCTTGACTTCTGTTTATGAAGACTACAGTCTGAATAGGAATCGATTTCAAAGGCCTTCAAATGTATTTGTGGATGAAAGATTCATGATGGCTAATTAGGTGAATGGAAGGGTTGAAGGTTAAATGTCCACCAGCCTTTTGcagttgatatttttaaaaccttctgTATGGTTAGGCTGCTGGAGGtagctgttctcttgctctctataCATCCCCTGCTTAACCAGTTCCTGCCTCACCTACACCCGACTCACAGGACTGACCTTCTtacatacttgccccaggccctaGCTACTGATAGCAAATGGCTGGCGAGggggcgtgcccctctgctggtttccctggtaatgAGTCGACCTGTAGTTACTTCCCCCTATAATTGCTAacctccctctgcccctgggaGCAAAGATTGCCCTGTGTCCTGCTCGCCCTCCGCAGTACACAGTGGGGTGTCACTCTAGGACCTTGATTCTGACAGGTAAGTTCCCcctatccattaaaccattgatgtctctgttgctgactccgggctctttcttctgtcttgaagctgggcaagcagaGGCCTTGCAGGCATGGGGGAGCCGCCAAACACCTTTCTTATAGAGGAAACTTTTGACTGGTTAGATAGTGAAACAACCCATGTGGCAGTTTAATTGTTCTGATTATTAACATCTATCGaatgcataatttttttcttattacattaCTAATAAGCATTCTTTATACACAATTTAAAgcttacagaaatacaaaactttGAGAGTTAAGGAACCCGTAACTTCCATCAGGCCTTCCGGCCCTCATCTCCATAGTAATTGTCAGCATTTTGTTGCTAATGCCTCCTAGTGTTTCATACTTATACTAATGCTACTATTATTTTGCATGTATAATACTGATTATATTGTTTTTCAGTTTGCCTCTTTTTTAAACGATGTATATTTTTACTATCTCTATGCCAGTATATATGAATCTATCTCACTTTTTAGTATTATAGTCAGTTATTTATATgaaccatagtttatttaatcaACTCCAGTTACtgagcatttggattgtttctgttgacggaaaaaaaaatgcacaatccaaaagctgagagttatgttttatttagcggacattctgaggacttcaagcctgggagacagcatctcagataactctgagagactgctccatagaggtgggcaggggggaagccaggatatataggagtttttgcaaccaAGGGCAGGTAcaagttggaacatcaaaagattattgttaattaaagaaagccagacatctcaagttaataaaattagcgcttttctatgtatgggaagatgcaaagtcTTGgatcactgaaatcattccttagATAttcacctcagctatctggggccagtatcctgtgttttctcatcctgagtctcctcagggtgcagcattggggggtgggtggctgcagcagttgaTTGCTAGATTGTGGGCATTCCTggtttccatcctgagttccctcagggctcactgtctGGGCATGTGGGCTTGAtgactgcaacatcctttgtttaccaATATGGCAGGCAGCATTCTTAGTTCACgtttctaattttttgatatTATGATCATCcttgtacatatatcttttaaacATTATGGAactctttatttatgtatttatttatttttatttttggctgccttgggtcttcgttgctgtgtgcgggctttctctagttgtggcaagcgggggccactcctcatcgcggtgcgcgggcctctcactatcgcggcctctcttgttgcggacgcgcaggctcagtagttgtggctcacgggcctagttgctccgcggcatgtgggatcttcccagaccagggcttgaactcgtgtcccctgcattggcaggcagattctcaaccactgcgccacgagggaagctcCCAAGTGCCATTTTTTGATGGGCTTTTGAGAACCAGTGGCTAAAACTCACCAATAGGAACTTCACAGTTTAAGATTGTGCGTGCTTTTACAAAgtcaaataatatgaaatatttattccaaTTACAGTCAATCCACATCTCATTCCAtctagtaaaaatttttttttctatttccctttaataaaaaaaatgctttatttaaacTTACACTGAAAAAGTTTCTCTGGCAACTTCAATGTGCGAGAAGGTGTTacagttttccaaaatatttgtagGCGCTACGCCGGCAAATGCGTCTCGCTTTCAAAGCTCGCGAAGGTGTTCTGCGCTGCCCTGGGTTCGGTTTTGCGCGGTTCCCAAGCCGCCGGCACCGCTCCACGCGGAGGCGAGAAAGTGCGCGACTCCGAGACGCTGTGGACCCGCCCCTCCGCGGCGGGGGCGTGGCTCCCCGTGACCGCCTGGCCCTGGGCTCCTCCTCCGCGCCGCGTTTGCTGAGTTCCCGCCAGACGGTTAAGTTTCATTTCCAATCGCCACTGCTGGCCACTCCTCCTAAGGCCTTTTCCCGAAGCCGAGTCTTCTCCCTCTGGGGAGCCGAGAGCGCCAGCCATGACCTCGCGGCGCGGAAAGGCGACGGGAGCAGCTTCGCGGGCGGAAGCCGCCGCCCCCAGGGTCTCGGCGCCGCGTGTGAAGGGCGCCCGGACCGAGCCTAGAGAGTCCCCGGCCGTCCCTGAGGCCGCCCGGCCCAGCGCGCGGAGGTGCGGCCCCGCCAGGCCGTCGGGATCCCGGAGAGAGAAGAGCGGCCCGGACCCCCAGGAGAAGCGGCAGGTACGCGCGCGGGCTGCCCGCGCCGAGGACCAGGCGGAGGGTCCGGCGGCTCGGACCGAAGGGGTGATGCCTCCCGCGGCCCCGGCGCCGCCCCTTCCCAGGCCTGCATCTCGCCGCGAGGGCACCGCGCGCTCCGCTCGGGAGCGGAGACCCCAGCCCGGGCCCACGGAGGTCCCCGGCCCGCTGGTCCCAGTCCCCAGTCTCGGGCGCGGGAAAGAGGCGCCCGGCGCCTGGAAGCCCCGAGCGGTACTGGAGAAGTTGAGGCTGAGCCGCCAGGAAATCTCTGCGGCGGCGGAGGTGGTGAACAGGCTCACGGACCACCTGCTGCGGAGACTGCAGCGCTGTGAGTCCGAGTTCAAAGGCGTCGCGCTGCTGCGCACCGGGAGCTACTACGAGCACGTGAAGGTGAGCTGCGCCGCGCCTCCGCTGCAGTTCCCGCGGCTAATGCCCACCTCCTACGCGTCCCTCACTTCCCTTCGGAAGTAACTCAGACTCGTGTTCTTTTGTGGCCTGTGACAcagctgttttgttttggcttcccatctagaatgcaagctccattGTCACAGAAAGTTTTACACAACTTTGAACCCTTATACGGCTGCTCATTTTATTGCTGTGGACTCAGTGATATTTGTTTATCGCAGAAAGATGGTGTATGTATCGGTCTTTGGATCTTAAACTCTTTTAGCACTGAAGACCACTCATATAATTCCATCTAAAGCTTCTTGAAAGCCAAGTGAGCAAAACTTGCATCAGACTATCTGCCTGGAGCGTGATTCTTACTACATAAATGTCGATCAGTTCTATTATGTGGAGGGTCCAAAGCTATTAGTTAGAACTAGAGAACAAGAAGACACTTAGAGCAGTCTCCCATCAGAACCactctcctttttatttatttattttttaaaactttttatttcattttggagtacagttgattaacaatgttgtgttactttcggGAAtccagaaaagtgattcagttatacatatacatgtatctgttctttttcaaattcttttccggTTTAGGTTGTTACAttatattgagcagagttccctgtgctatacagtaggtccttgttggttatccattttaaatatagcagtaccCCTCTCCTTTTGAAAATCAAGCTGATGGAAGGAAATGCAGTGAAATCTGTTTTATCTAAAAAAtgtattgcttttaaaaaactgattataAAAGGTATATACGTGTCCACTGTAGAGTTGACCCACTGCCTGCCCTCAGTAGGTTCCCACAGCACAACGGTACCCCTGCTCCATACCTCTTTCCTCAGCCTCTCCCGTACTTGCCCCTGTTCCGTGTTGATGTCcctggaaaattcagaaaagcatATAGAAGGACAATATTATTCCTGTTTGTTTTATTCACCgttattttggtgtattttcttcTGTTATGCATACACTTGAATTTCAAAGTTGGATTCCAAACTTTATAATTGGTAAAGGGATAGACGAAAGACACTTCTCATTAACTCTTTTACTTGGATTCATATTGACGCATTTCCATTCAtgtattttattgtaatattatCAAATTCTAGGTGAAAATCTGGAAGTTTCCTTGTAGAAATTCCCTGTGGGATTTCCAGTTCATAATCTTTTTGTCCATCCCCAGCACCTCACCCCCGCCTCCACctaagccaccatcatctttcaCCTGAAGTTGGCCTTTCCAATCTCCTTATTTGCCTTCTTAGAATATCTCCACAGAGGccagagtaaatttttaaaaatacaaagctaaAACCTGGCTTCTCAATGAACATGATGGAATAAAATCTGAGCCCTTTTCCAGGAAATACAGGTCCTCGCAGAATCTGGGCCCCGGCCTCCTCTTCAACTTCATTTCATGTCACTCTTCCCCTTGTCCACACGGACTGATTTGTGTTCCTtgagctaaaattttaaaagacttgaCAATTCCAAgtttggagaagatgtggagcaactgaaactcCCTTGCATTGATGCTGGGAGGATAAATTGGTACTACCTCTTttgaaaactgacattttttttctaaagttaaagATTTGCCTGTCCTGTGGTCcaacagtcccactcctgggtacatgTACAATAGAAACGAGTGCTCGTGGCCACCCAAAGGCATACGTAAGAATGCTCAGAACAACTTTGTAATAGTTAAATTCAGAACTATCTGTAGtagttaaaaactggaaacaacccaaatactcAACAACAGAAtgagtaaatcttttttttttttttttaaagctcagtgttgtgttttaaattttatttatttatttatggctgtgttgggtcttcgtctctgtgcgagggctttctctagttgtggcaagcgggggccactcttcatcgcggtgcccgggcctctcactatcgcggcctctcttgttgcggagcacaggctccagacgcgcaggctcagtaattgtggctcacgggcccagttgctctgcagcatgtgggatcctcccagaccagggctcgatcccgtgtcccctgcgttggcaggtagattctcaaccactgcgccaccagggaagccccagtaaatCTATTTTGGTATATTCCATTAATtcagtggaatactacacagaatgaaaaagaacaaagtaccaCTATAGACATAATGAtacagatgaatctcacaaacaatgTTAAATGAAAGCAGTCAGGTATAAAGGGTATATGATTCAGTTTATATGATGATCCCAAACAGGCAAACCTAACCAATGCTATTAGTAGTCAGAgttctggcttctcttgtggagggCTTCTGATCGGGAGTGGGAGTGCTGCCGGGGATGGGAATAGGGCGATTTAGAATGCCCTCAAGGCTCACTGTCCTTACTGGGATTCAAccatttctcttgaataaatcCTTCTTGGATTGttgcaagcctttggttaatttacAAAGACCTGAAAAAGTTGAATTTGACCATTTCTGCCCATGTTCTTGTCACTTTTATGGAAAGGCTTTTACTTCAGAGGCTTTTACTTCATTCCCACTGATGGCACTTCACGTGTTTGTTTCACCCCCATAGTATGTcctagtcagcttgggctgccataataaaatatcatagactgagtggcttaaacaacagacatttattttctcatagttctggaggctggaagtccatgatccgggtgccagcatggttaggTTCTGGTGGGGGCTGTCGTCCTGGTTTGCAGATAGCCACCTTCTCCCCGTGTCCTCGCTGTGTTTCTCTGAGCATGTGTGCAGAGACACAGCAACCGATCTCACTTAATCTAAGTCCACCAGTCCCATCAACTAGGATCCTAccctcatgatctcatttaaccttcattatTTCCTAAAAGCCCTGTCTCCAAGTACAgttacattgggggttaggacttcaatatatgaattttgagaggacacgGTTCACTGCACAGCATGgtacatctcagtttggactagaCACATTCACATGGTCAAAAGACagagggtagggcttccctggtggcacagtggttaagaatctgcctgccaatgcaggggacatgggttcgatccctggtccgggaagatcccacatgccgcggagcaactaaacccgcgtgccacaactactgagcctgcgttctagagcccgtgagccacaactactgaagcgcatgcacctagagcccgtgctccgcaacaagagaaggccacgcactgcaacgaagagtagcccccgctcgccgcaactagagaaagactgtgcgcagcaacaaagacccaacgcagccaaaaataaataaataaattaattaattaaaaaagacataGGGCCACCAGATACTGTGTTGAATAGTACAGTCCAATAGCTGTACTTGAAGCATACTCCTAATGAGTAAAAGACTTGTGCATTTTTAATATaggaaaataatcatttattataatTGCTGTAATTATTATTGTGGTGATGAAGAAGATTCTTTgaagttcttatttatttatttatttttagccacgctgcacggcttgtgggatcttagctccctgaccagggatggaacccgtgcccttggcagtgaaagtgcggagtcctaaccactggaccgccagggaattccctgaagctCTTAAAATGCTGTGGTTCAAAGACACTGATGTAGTCAGTGTATGACTTGGAGCTCATACTCATTTGGCTGACTGTTAGCTGTAAGGTGAGGGCCCTTGCTCACTAGCCAGGAGGTAACTACACATATTTTTGAGACCAGTGACAGGGGGCTGGCTCAGTGTGTAGCTTGTAACTTAAAAGGTAGCaccttaaatttctttaattttatcaaGGTTTAATCTCAGGAAAAAACTGGTACAGATTTTTAAAGCttgcatattatttttaattgtttttaagaaaatgagtATAGAACCTACAAACTGAAGCCAGTACTCTTCACCTAGCTCCCCTAGTCTCACTCCCAGAGGgtataaatattagaaatctTGCTTTTCATAGTAGGATTTTAAGtggaaattttaaggaaaaaaattgtagttGGTTGGAAAATATTCACAAGCCAACACATCAGTGCTATTTTTACTGTTTCTTAGATTTCTGCTCCTAATGAATTTGACGTTATGTTCAAACTGGAGGTCCCCCGAATTCAGCTAGAAGAATATTACAACAGTGGTGCTCATTACTTTGTGAAGTTCAAAAGAAATCCCAAAGGAAATCCTCTGGATCAGTTTTTAGAAGGGGAAATATTATCAGCTTCTAAGATGCTGTCCAAGTTTAGGAAAATcattaaggaagaaattaaaaatattgaaggTAAGATCTTTGACTTTTGATTCTTAAAGATCTAATCGTATCTGCTAATTGCCTCTCCTGATCTTTCTTGATCTCCCTGCAGCAGACTGTTGACTGCTACCTCCTAGAAACAACTCTTTGCTCTTGATTTTAGTCTACTGTATTTTCTTGGTATTCTTCCTAAATGTTGATTgactctattttgtttgttttttggttttgttttgttttttttttttggccgcactatGCAGctgtgcgggatcttagttccctgaccagggattgaacctgggcccttggcagtgagtgtggagtcctaaccactggaccactggggaatttCCGATTGGCTCTATTTTGGCCTCCACTGAATATTCGCTGAAATGCTGCCTGCACCGCTGGGTATATGTGGTTGAATAAAATTGGTGGGATTCCCCTATGAAATTTGTAAACACAAGTTGCAATGCATGCTTTGAAGGGAGTGAGTGGTAGCATGCTTTGAAGGTAGTGAGTGCTTTGGGAGAAGTGGTAGCAGTTGGGGTAGAGTGGGTAGTGGAgtaaggccctgaggcagaaaagagCTTGATAAGCCCTAGAAGCAAAAAGAGGTCCATGTGGACAAGGGGAAGTGTGACATGAAATGAAGTAGAAGAGGAGGCCAGGGCCAGATTCTAGGAGGACTTGTAGATCCTGGaaaggagtttagattttatgcCATGTTCATCGAGAAGCCAGGTTTTAATTAGAGGGTAATGACtggctttctgtttttaaaaatttgctctgACTTCTTCGGAGAAGATATTATAAGAAGGCAATTGAGAGTTTGGATATGTTAAGTTAGAGATTCCTATGATACATTGAAATGAATGTGTCAAGTATGTAGTTGGGTATGGGTTTGGAGCTCAGAGGGTATGTTTGGGCTGCAGGTAAACATATAAATGGCATTGACAATGGATGAAAgcattcatttttcattaatttaatcaaTGGTCATTGGTCATCTGATGTGCTGAGTGTTCTAGGTGTTTGGGACCTATtaatgaacaaatggatgaaGACCCTCACCCTTCTGTACCTTATAATCATGTAATCACGCCTTTAATaacaaatggaaaacataatGATCTTGTATAGTAGAAAGTAGTAAGTCCTATGGTGA is a window from the Balaenoptera musculus isolate JJ_BM4_2016_0621 chromosome 12, mBalMus1.pri.v3, whole genome shotgun sequence genome containing:
- the CGAS gene encoding cyclic GMP-AMP synthase isoform X1, yielding MTSRRGKATGAASRAEAAAPRVSAPRVKGARTEPRESPAVPEAARPSARRCGPARPSGSRREKSGPDPQEKRQVRARAARAEDQAEGPAARTEGVMPPAAPAPPLPRPASRREGTARSARERRPQPGPTEVPGPLVPVPSLGRGKEAPGAWKPRAVLEKLRLSRQEISAAAEVVNRLTDHLLRRLQRCESEFKGVALLRTGSYYEHVKISAPNEFDVMFKLEVPRIQLEEYYNSGAHYFVKFKRNPKGNPLDQFLEGEILSASKMLSKFRKIIKEEIKNIEDTDVMVERKKRGSPAVTLLVRKPEEISVDIILALESKSSWPASTQGGLPISNWLGAKVKNNLRRQPFYLVPKHAKEGSGFQEETWRLSFSHIEKEILKNHGQSKTCCEIDGVKCCRKECLKLMKYLLEQLKKKFGNRKELDKFCSYHVKTAFFHVCTQDPDDSQWHSKDLELCFDNCVTYFLQCLKTEQLEHYFIPEVNLFSRDDIDKPSKEFLSKQIEYERNNGFPVFGEF
- the CGAS gene encoding cyclic GMP-AMP synthase isoform X3, giving the protein MTSRRGKATGAASRAEAAAPRVSAPRVKGARTEPRESPAVPEAARPSARRCGPARPSGSRREKSGPDPQEKRQVRARAARAEDQAEGPAARTEGVMPPAAPAPPLPRPASRREGTARSARERRPQPGPTEVPGPLVPVPSLGRGKEAPGAWKPRAVLEKLRLSRQEISAAAEVVNRLTDHLLRRLQRCESEFKGVALLRTGSYYEHVKISAPNEFDVMFKLEVPRIQLEEYYNSGAHYFVKFKRNPKGNPLDQFLEGEILSASKMLSKFRKIIKEEIKNIEDTDVMVERKKRGSPAVTLLVRKPEEISVDIILALESKSSWPASTQGGLPISNWLGAKVKNNLRRQPFYLVPKHAKEGSGFQEETWRLSFSHIEKEILKNHGQSKTCCEIDGVKCCSSWCDVNEREEHEFIQQTSAAYLLRSRHCN
- the CGAS gene encoding cyclic GMP-AMP synthase isoform X2, which produces MTSRRGKATGAASRAEAAAPRVSAPRVKGARTEPRESPAVPEAARPSARRCGPARPSGSRREKSGPDPQEKRQVRARAARAEDQAEGPAARTEGVMPPAAPAPPLPRPASRREGTARSARERRPQPGPTEVPGPLVPVPSLGRGKEAPGAWKPRAVLEKLRLSRQEISAAAEVVNRLTDHLLRRLQRCESEFKGVALLRTGSYYEHVKISAPNEFDVMFKLEVPRIQLEEYYNSGAHYFVKFKRNPKGNPLDQFLEGEILSASKMLSKFRKIIKEEIKNIEEETWRLSFSHIEKEILKNHGQSKTCCEIDGVKCCRKECLKLMKYLLEQLKKKFGNRKELDKFCSYHVKTAFFHVCTQDPDDSQWHSKDLELCFDNCVTYFLQCLKTEQLEHYFIPEVNLFSRDDIDKPSKEFLSKQIEYERNNGFPVFGEF